The Streptomyces sp. NBC_00659 genomic interval GACGATCTACCTGCTGCCGCGCTCCAACCGTGAGAACGGCGAGTTCTGGCTGTCCGGGCAGGGCGAGCTGTGGGTCGGCCGCCGCCACTCCCTGGCCGAGGCCGAGCAGCTGTACGGCATCCCCGCCTCGGACGTCCGCGAGCTGCCGGCCGCGCTGACGGAAGCCACCGGTCCCGTCCGCGTCGTGCGTGGCTACGACGCCGCGATCGAGGCCGCCCTGACCGACAAGGTCACCCGCGAGCACGACGACGAACTGCGCGTCTTCCTGTCCGAGGCACGGCTCGTCAAGGACGAGTTCGAGGCCGGCGAGCTGCAGAAGGCCGTCGACTCCACCGTGCGCGGCTTCGAGGACGTCGTGAAGGTCCTCGACAAGGCCGAGGCCACCAGCGAGCGCTTCATCGAGGGCACCTTCTTCCTGCGCGCGCGGGTCGAGGGCAACGACATCGGCTACGGCTCGATCTGCGCCTCCGGGCCGCACGCCTGCACGCTGCACTGGGTGCGCAACGACGGCCCGGTCCGCTCCGGCGATCTGCTGCTGCTGGACGCGGGCGTGGAGACCCACACCCTCTACACCGCCGACGTCACGCGCACGCTCCCGGTCAACGGCACCTTCACGGAGATCCAGAAGAAGATCTACGACGCCGTGTACGACGCCCAGGAGGCCGGTATCGCGGCCGTCCTGCCGGGCGCCAAGTACCGCGACTTCCACGACGCCGCCCAGCACGTGCTGGCCGAGCGTCTCGTCGAGTGGGGGCTCGTCGAAGGCCCCGTCGAGCGCGTCCTGGAGCTCGGCCTCCAGCGCCGCTGGACCCTGCACGGCACCGGCCACATGCTCGGCATGGACGTCCACGACTGCGCCGCCGCGCGCACCGAGACGTATGTCGAGGGCACGCTGGAGCCGGGCATGTGCCTGACCGTCGAGCCGGGCCTGTACTTCCAGGCGGACGACCTGACCGTGCCGGAGGAGTACCGCGGCATCGGCGTCCGGATCGAGGACGACCTCCTCGTCACCGAGGACGGCAGCCGGAACCTGTCGGCCGGCCTGCCGCGCCGCTCGGACGAGGTCGAGGCCTGGATGGCGTCCCTCAAGGGCTGACGCCGTGCCCGCGAGGGCCGAGGCGAGACCGATGGCCGGGCACCTTCCGAGGCGCCCGGCCATCGGTGCGTCCAGGGGCGGCCGCCGGGACCGCGGTGCGTCCAGGATCGGGAGCAGAGGCAGCCTCCGGGCTCCGGTGTGACCAGGGCGTGTGCGACCCCGCTCGGACTCCGGCCTCCGGTCCGGTGCCGGAGTGGGCCTGGACGGGCCGTCAGACGCGCGTGACCGGCAGCGCGTCCACGAACAGCGCGCCCGCGAGCAGGCCGCCGCTGCCCCGGGGACTCCACCCGCGCGCGTGGAGATCGTCGTCGAGGACAACCAGGCCCGAACGCCCGGCCTCCGTGGACGTACCCCCCGCTTCGAGCACCCCCCGGGCGCCGGCCTGGACATGGCGGAGGCCATGGGGTCCCGCCGTGTACAGCAGCTCGGTGTCCTGGAGCGTGGCCATGACCACGAGAAGGGCGTCGAGACGGGCGCACGGTTCGGGCGCGCCGGCCGCGCGGGCGGTGGCGAGCGCGTCCAACGCCCGTCGCACATGCGGGAATCCGGCACGCGCCTCACCGCGCGCACCGGCCGCGCCGTACGTCGCGGAGACGGACGAGCCGCGGGAGGGCCGCCGCGGTGCCCGCCGGTCGGTGTGCGCCGCGATCCGCTTGGCCGTCGCGGTGACATCGGCTCCGGTGGCTCCGGGGTCCAGCGCCGCCGCGGCGACCAGCAGCCCGAGAACCCACAGGGCACCGCGGTGGCCGCCGCCCGTCAGGGCCACCGAGTGCTCGGTGCACCGGCCGATCGAGCCCAGCTCCGCGCGGAGTTCGGGCGTGGCGCGGCCGGTGCGGCGGGCGGCGGCGGCCATGGCCGCGAGGCCGGGGGTGAGCGCCTTGGCGGACCAGCGCAGGGA includes:
- a CDS encoding triphosphoribosyl-dephospho-CoA synthase, with translation MSSREDDEVLARAAVAALTRQLELTPKPGLPDPRDLRARVTRRDLCSLRWSAKALTPGLAAMAAAARRTGRATPELRAELGSIGRCTEHSVALTGGGHRGALWVLGLLVAAAALDPGATGADVTATAKRIAAHTDRRAPRRPSRGSSVSATYGAAGARGEARAGFPHVRRALDALATARAAGAPEPCARLDALLVVMATLQDTELLYTAGPHGLRHVQAGARGVLEAGGTSTEAGRSGLVVLDDDLHARGWSPRGSGGLLAGALFVDALPVTRV
- a CDS encoding aminopeptidase P family protein, producing MSEALTPETPEAVLDEAADEAGEEEPIKQRKNGLYPGVSDELAESMKSGWADTELRGLTPIAQAEYTAARRAALSARFPGERLVIPAGNLKTRSNDTEYPFRASVEYAYLTGNLTEDGVLVLEPAAEGHRATIYLLPRSNRENGEFWLSGQGELWVGRRHSLAEAEQLYGIPASDVRELPAALTEATGPVRVVRGYDAAIEAALTDKVTREHDDELRVFLSEARLVKDEFEAGELQKAVDSTVRGFEDVVKVLDKAEATSERFIEGTFFLRARVEGNDIGYGSICASGPHACTLHWVRNDGPVRSGDLLLLDAGVETHTLYTADVTRTLPVNGTFTEIQKKIYDAVYDAQEAGIAAVLPGAKYRDFHDAAQHVLAERLVEWGLVEGPVERVLELGLQRRWTLHGTGHMLGMDVHDCAAARTETYVEGTLEPGMCLTVEPGLYFQADDLTVPEEYRGIGVRIEDDLLVTEDGSRNLSAGLPRRSDEVEAWMASLKG